One Myxocyprinus asiaticus isolate MX2 ecotype Aquarium Trade chromosome 20, UBuf_Myxa_2, whole genome shotgun sequence genomic region harbors:
- the LOC127411359 gene encoding transmembrane protein 229b: MVTMATTVTPEPLTALSRWYLYAIHGYFCEVMFTAAWEFVVNCNWKFPGVTSVWALFIYGTCILIVERMYLCLRDRCNVLLRCIIYTLWTYLWEFGTGLLLRQFNACPWDYSEFKYNFMGLITAEYALPWFCASLIVERLVIRNTLRLRFDEAAEPFQAEEHLDRGGEGRGGGERRGRGATSANGYVKVD, from the coding sequence ATGGTCACCATGGCAACCACAGTGACCCCTGAGCCCCTTACTGCCCTCTCTCGGTGGTACCTGTACGCCATCCATGGCTACTTCTGCGAAGTCATGTTCACGGCTGCCTGGGAGTTTGTGGTCAACTGCAACTGGAAGTTTCCCGGTGTGACGAGCGTCTGGGCACTCTTCATCTACGGCACATGCATCCTGATCGTAGAACGCATGTATCTCTGCCTGCGGGACCGATGCAACGTCCTTCTCCGCTGCATTATTTACACGTTGTGGACATACTTGTGGGAATTTGGCACAGGTCTGCTACTTAGGCAGTTCAATGCTTGTCCTTGGGACTACTctgagtttaaatataatttcatgGGCCTGATCACGGCAGAGTACGCCCTGCCCTGGTTCTGTGCTTCGCTCATTGTAGAACGCCTAGTGATACGCAACACGCTGCGATTGCGCTTTGATGAGGCTGCCGAGCCTTTTCAGGCCGAAGAACATTTGGATAGAGGTGGTGAAGGAAGGGGAGGAGGAGAACGAAGAGGAAGAGGGGCCACCAGTGCTAACGGGTATGTGAAGGTGGATTAA